The following proteins are encoded in a genomic region of Streptomyces collinus Tu 365:
- the pyrH gene encoding UMP kinase encodes MTTKAQKSDDGKVRGRFLLKLSGEAFSGGGGLGVDPDVVHKIAREIGSVVRDGAEIAVVIGGGNFFRGAELQQRGMDRARSDYMGMLGTVMNCLALQDFLEKEGIDSRVQTAITMGQVAEPYIPLRAVRHLEKGRVVIFGAGMGMPYFSTDTTAAQRALEIDAEALLMGKNGVDGVYDSDPKTNPDAVKFDALGYGEVITRELKVADATAITLCRDNKLPILVFELLAEGNIARAVKGEKIGTLVGDPGSRD; translated from the coding sequence ATGACCACCAAGGCCCAGAAGAGCGACGACGGCAAAGTACGCGGCCGGTTTCTGCTGAAGCTGTCCGGAGAGGCCTTCTCCGGAGGCGGGGGCCTGGGCGTGGACCCGGACGTGGTGCACAAGATCGCCCGTGAGATCGGGTCCGTCGTCCGCGACGGCGCCGAGATCGCGGTCGTCATCGGCGGCGGCAACTTCTTCCGCGGCGCCGAACTCCAGCAGCGCGGCATGGACCGGGCGCGCTCCGACTACATGGGCATGCTCGGCACCGTGATGAACTGCCTCGCCCTCCAGGACTTCCTGGAGAAGGAGGGCATCGACAGCCGGGTGCAGACCGCCATCACCATGGGCCAGGTCGCCGAGCCGTACATCCCGCTGCGCGCCGTGCGCCACCTGGAGAAGGGCCGCGTGGTCATCTTCGGCGCCGGTATGGGCATGCCCTACTTCTCCACCGACACCACCGCCGCCCAGCGTGCCCTGGAGATCGACGCCGAGGCGCTGCTCATGGGCAAGAACGGTGTGGACGGGGTCTACGACTCCGACCCCAAGACCAACCCCGACGCCGTCAAGTTCGACGCCCTCGGCTACGGCGAGGTCATCACCCGCGAGCTCAAGGTCGCCGACGCCACCGCGATCACCCTCTGCCGGGACAACAAGCTGCCGATCCTCGTGTTCGAGCTCCTGGCGGAGGGCAATATCGCGCGGGCCGTCAAGGGTGAGAAGATCGGCACGCTGGTGGGTGACCCCGGCAGCCGGGACTGA
- the frr gene encoding ribosome recycling factor: protein MIEETLLEAEEKMEKAVVVAKEDFAAIRTGRAHPAMFNKIVADYYGALTPINQLASFSVPEPRMAVVTPFDKSALRNIEQAIRDSDLGVNPSNDGNIIRVVFPELTEERRRDYIKVAKGKAEDSRVSIRSVRRKAKDAIDKLIKDGEVGEDEGRRAEKELDDTTAKYVAQVDELLKHKEAELLEV, encoded by the coding sequence GTGATCGAAGAGACCCTCCTCGAGGCCGAGGAGAAGATGGAGAAGGCCGTCGTGGTCGCCAAGGAGGACTTCGCCGCGATCCGCACCGGCCGTGCGCACCCGGCGATGTTCAACAAGATCGTTGCCGACTACTACGGCGCCCTGACGCCGATCAACCAGCTGGCCTCGTTCTCCGTGCCGGAGCCGCGGATGGCCGTCGTGACGCCGTTCGACAAGAGCGCGCTGCGCAACATCGAGCAGGCGATCCGCGACTCCGACCTGGGCGTCAACCCCAGCAACGACGGCAACATCATCCGTGTGGTGTTCCCCGAGCTGACCGAGGAGCGCCGCCGCGACTACATCAAGGTCGCCAAGGGCAAGGCGGAGGACTCCCGGGTGTCGATCCGTTCCGTGCGCCGCAAGGCCAAGGACGCCATCGACAAGCTGATCAAGGACGGCGAGGTCGGCGAGGACGAGGGCCGCCGCGCTGAGAAGGAGCTCGACGACACCACGGCGAAGTACGTCGCCCAGGTGGACGAGCTCCTGAAGCACAAGGAAGCGGAGCTGCTCGAAGTCTGA